One genomic region from Natrinema sp. DC36 encodes:
- a CDS encoding ferredoxin → MEVEFDRDTCTGIFNCVHEWEKFVEDRDAGKATLVGSDEFETDHYRRGVPKGEEFDAKMAARVCPVDAITIYDEEGKQLVP, encoded by the coding sequence ATGGAAGTCGAATTCGACCGCGATACCTGCACAGGAATCTTCAACTGCGTTCACGAGTGGGAGAAGTTCGTCGAAGATCGCGATGCGGGGAAAGCAACGCTTGTCGGAAGTGATGAGTTCGAGACTGATCACTACAGACGAGGCGTTCCCAAGGGAGAGGAGTTCGATGCGAAAATGGCCGCTCGTGTTTGTCCGGTAGACGCAATCACGATCTACGACGAGGAGGGGAAACAATTGGTTCCATAG
- a CDS encoding succinate dehydrogenase/fumarate reductase iron-sulfur subunit gives MSSQQTPSETEEKSNTGSSSQQQRLDKKHERAKEREAQAAAEAQSPADEETTLLKVFRYDPEVEAKQEPRFDDFHVPYEKGMTVLDALIYARDHFDSSLTFRHSCRMAVCGSDGLFINGSQRLGCQTQISDLDEPVRVEPLPHEPVIKDLVVDMDHFFERMESVEPYFQPEDLPDGELEEQHQSPENREKIKMASRCIQCGCCTSSCNPSQFDDEYIGPAAIVKGYRFYMDEREEEDAKEHRLDLLDKEHGVWQCHTQFSCTAVCPKDIPITEEIQEMKRESVKQNLKFW, from the coding sequence ATGAGCTCCCAACAAACACCCTCAGAGACAGAAGAAAAATCCAACACTGGCTCTTCATCACAGCAGCAGCGTCTCGATAAGAAACATGAACGAGCAAAAGAGCGAGAGGCACAAGCGGCCGCTGAAGCACAGTCTCCCGCCGATGAGGAGACAACTCTCCTGAAGGTCTTCCGGTACGATCCTGAAGTCGAAGCCAAGCAAGAACCCCGATTCGATGACTTCCATGTTCCCTACGAAAAGGGGATGACAGTCTTGGACGCACTCATCTACGCTCGTGACCACTTCGACTCTAGTCTCACATTCCGTCACTCGTGCCGGATGGCGGTGTGTGGAAGTGACGGACTATTCATCAACGGGAGCCAACGACTCGGCTGTCAAACGCAAATCTCCGATCTCGATGAGCCAGTTCGCGTCGAACCGCTCCCTCACGAACCAGTAATCAAGGACTTGGTAGTGGATATGGACCACTTCTTTGAGCGAATGGAGTCCGTTGAACCATATTTTCAGCCCGAGGATCTCCCAGACGGTGAACTCGAAGAACAGCATCAATCTCCCGAGAACCGAGAGAAGATCAAGATGGCCTCACGGTGTATTCAGTGTGGCTGTTGTACGTCGTCGTGTAATCCCTCACAGTTCGACGACGAGTACATCGGCCCCGCTGCCATCGTCAAGGGGTATCGGTTCTATATGGACGAACGCGAAGAGGAAGACGCGAAGGAACATCGGTTGGATCTACTCGATAAAGAACACGGGGTCTGGCAGTGTCATACGCAATTTTCGTGTACAGCTGTCTGTCCAAAGGACATCCCGATCACAGAAGAAATCCAGGAGATGAAGCGTGAATCAGTCAAACAGAACCTCAAATTCTGGTGA
- a CDS encoding tryptophan--tRNA ligase, translating into MTPESEFTVTPYSVDGEIDYEKLLEQFGADQLSDDQITAFPDPVHPLVHRNVFYAERDINRFLSAVNAGKPHSIVTGRGPSGPMHIGHAVPFYFAKHLQEQTNALVYIPISDDEKYFLKDMSLEAIGEHTRENILELLAVGFDPDRTRIIVDTADGDVVYPLATAFAKAVTQSTVEATYGEPSNIGLSFYPAVQATHLLLPQLVEERHPTLVPIAVDQDPHIRICRDIADKKRYDVNKPSALLSKFLPSLAGPGKMSSSDDAPSILLSDDRETVFEKIQAHAYSGGQSTIDEHREQGGDPERDTSFQFLSYFFEADDERLEGLAQDYRDGSLLSGELKEIATENIADFLERHQERRRQLGSLADELPAYRLTDAERKRARHRAGFLDDGLLCR; encoded by the coding sequence ATGACACCAGAAAGCGAATTCACCGTCACGCCCTACAGCGTCGACGGAGAAATCGACTACGAGAAACTCCTCGAACAGTTCGGGGCTGACCAGCTCTCAGACGACCAGATCACAGCCTTCCCCGACCCAGTCCATCCGCTAGTCCATCGAAACGTATTCTACGCAGAACGCGACATAAACAGGTTCCTCTCCGCTGTCAACGCAGGGAAACCCCACTCTATTGTTACGGGCCGCGGCCCATCAGGGCCAATGCATATTGGTCACGCCGTCCCGTTCTACTTTGCCAAGCACCTGCAAGAGCAGACAAACGCTCTCGTCTACATTCCAATATCCGACGACGAGAAATACTTCCTCAAAGACATGTCCCTCGAAGCAATTGGCGAACACACTCGTGAGAATATACTCGAACTGCTCGCAGTAGGATTTGATCCAGATCGGACGCGTATCATCGTAGACACTGCGGATGGAGACGTGGTGTATCCCCTCGCAACCGCATTCGCAAAGGCGGTAACCCAATCGACTGTCGAGGCGACGTACGGAGAACCTTCGAACATCGGCTTGTCATTCTATCCCGCGGTGCAGGCGACACACCTCCTCTTGCCGCAACTCGTTGAGGAACGTCATCCGACGCTCGTTCCGATCGCAGTCGATCAAGACCCCCATATCCGCATCTGTCGAGATATTGCGGATAAAAAGCGATACGACGTCAATAAACCGAGCGCATTACTCTCGAAATTCCTCCCGAGCCTCGCGGGGCCAGGCAAAATGAGCTCTTCAGACGACGCTCCCAGCATTCTTCTCTCCGACGACAGAGAGACCGTGTTCGAGAAGATCCAGGCCCACGCATATTCCGGTGGTCAGTCCACCATCGACGAACATCGAGAACAGGGTGGAGATCCGGAGAGAGACACGTCGTTCCAGTTTCTCTCATATTTCTTCGAAGCGGATGACGAGCGGCTGGAAGGACTCGCCCAGGACTATCGTGATGGATCGTTGTTGAGTGGTGAACTCAAGGAAATCGCAACAGAAAACATAGCCGACTTCCTCGAACGCCATCAAGAACGACGAAGGCAATTGGGGTCACTCGCAGATGAGTTACCAGCGTACCGATTGACCGATGCTGAGCGAAAGCGGGCTCGCCATCGAGCCGGATTTTTAGATGATGGACTGTTGTGCCGGTAG
- a CDS encoding universal stress protein produces MYDRILLATDGTVSSQNAERHAIDLAKEHAANLHVLFVVDESIYTAYSGDEYVNEAEGPEHGLEELGEETIEQVRSSAMDSDVETKEALKHGHPVETILDYGDRNDVDMVVLGTKHRPAEYRAILGSVTERVLRLTTRPTIVIKTEVDE; encoded by the coding sequence ATGTACGACCGAATTCTACTCGCCACTGATGGAACCGTCTCATCGCAGAATGCCGAAAGGCACGCAATCGATCTTGCCAAGGAACACGCTGCAAACCTACACGTACTCTTTGTCGTCGATGAGAGTATCTACACGGCCTACAGCGGAGATGAGTACGTGAACGAAGCAGAAGGACCGGAACATGGACTCGAAGAACTCGGTGAAGAAACGATTGAGCAGGTCCGGTCGAGTGCGATGGATTCCGATGTGGAAACCAAGGAAGCGCTCAAACACGGCCACCCAGTTGAAACGATCCTCGATTATGGAGATCGCAACGATGTCGATATGGTTGTCCTCGGGACGAAACATCGACCAGCGGAATACCGGGCGATACTCGGAAGTGTAACAGAGCGCGTTCTCAGGCTTACCACTCGACCGACAATCGTTATAAAAACGGAAGTCGACGAATAA
- a CDS encoding ribosome biogenesis/translation initiation ATPase RLI gives MIEPERGRKQEYVAIIDQDKVTDEVRNIAVKYDPLNRSGHEGFHVTESGELHIDDANVLAEHRLIEKKIPNDAIQIVPLPAETGHLVHQYGENGFRLYNLPIPDDGSVIGLLGRNGIGKSTALDILAGNRVPNFGGADEELNWDRAIKSFRGTTLQTHLERLRDESVVTAYKNQRVDTLHETDAETVRELLALRSDEPDRFVDTLDIRSILDRPLSYLSGGERQRVAIGATLSTTADLYLFDEPSSFLDIKQRLSVARTIRSHVQETDVAAVVVEHDLATLDLLSDAIHVLYGEPGGFGIVAQRSAVRAGINQFLEGKLSEENVQIRRHSIDFPSAGSRDSGNNEPALVYPQLEKSVADFSLIVGPGQIHAGESVGIVGENALGKTAFVKMLAGSVTPDSGRVPDDVLVSYKPQYITPDSDVIVRERFASVTDIHAQSFKTRIQNPFDLELLYARSLDSLSGGELQRVGIALCLARDADLYLLDEPSAFLDVNRRVVLADRIHQFSKRTNRPVLVVDHDLFVIDRVADRLIVFEGEPSQSGYANSPQSMRDGMNAFLSTLGITFRRDE, from the coding sequence ATGATAGAGCCCGAACGCGGACGGAAGCAAGAATACGTCGCAATCATCGACCAGGACAAGGTCACCGACGAAGTGCGCAACATCGCCGTCAAGTACGACCCACTGAACCGATCCGGACACGAGGGTTTCCACGTCACTGAGAGCGGTGAGCTCCACATCGACGACGCCAACGTGCTGGCCGAGCACAGGCTCATCGAAAAGAAGATTCCTAACGACGCGATTCAAATCGTCCCGCTTCCAGCGGAAACCGGGCACCTCGTTCACCAGTATGGCGAGAACGGGTTCCGCTTGTACAATCTCCCGATCCCGGACGACGGTTCCGTTATCGGTCTCCTCGGCCGCAACGGTATCGGGAAGAGTACTGCGTTGGACATTTTGGCTGGCAACCGAGTACCAAATTTTGGCGGTGCCGATGAAGAGTTAAACTGGGATCGGGCGATAAAGTCATTTCGGGGGACGACTCTGCAGACCCATCTCGAACGGCTCCGAGACGAGTCGGTCGTCACCGCATACAAGAACCAGCGGGTCGATACCCTCCACGAGACCGACGCGGAAACGGTACGCGAACTGCTCGCTCTCCGTTCGGACGAACCGGACCGATTCGTCGATACACTCGATATCCGCTCGATTCTCGATCGGCCACTGTCTTATCTGTCCGGCGGTGAACGACAACGGGTTGCTATCGGTGCGACCCTCTCGACGACGGCGGATCTCTATCTGTTCGACGAACCATCGTCGTTTCTGGACATCAAACAGCGGTTGTCAGTGGCACGGACGATCCGCAGTCACGTGCAGGAAACCGATGTCGCGGCTGTTGTCGTAGAACACGACCTTGCGACGCTCGACCTACTCTCTGACGCGATCCACGTCCTGTACGGTGAACCGGGGGGATTCGGCATCGTTGCCCAGCGGTCGGCAGTCCGGGCGGGCATCAACCAGTTCTTGGAGGGAAAACTATCGGAAGAAAACGTTCAAATTCGGCGTCACTCGATTGACTTCCCGTCAGCTGGCTCTCGCGACAGCGGAAACAACGAACCAGCCCTTGTATATCCGCAGCTTGAAAAATCGGTCGCGGACTTTTCTCTCATCGTCGGACCGGGACAGATTCACGCCGGTGAATCGGTGGGTATCGTCGGAGAGAACGCGCTGGGCAAAACGGCGTTCGTAAAAATGCTCGCCGGGAGTGTAACTCCCGATAGTGGACGGGTTCCGGACGATGTCCTCGTCTCGTACAAACCCCAGTATATCACGCCGGATAGCGACGTTATAGTCCGTGAACGCTTTGCATCGGTCACCGATATCCACGCCCAATCATTCAAAACACGAATCCAGAATCCCTTCGACCTCGAATTGTTGTACGCTCGCTCACTTGACTCGCTTTCGGGCGGGGAGTTACAGCGTGTCGGGATTGCACTATGTCTCGCTCGTGATGCAGATCTCTATCTCCTGGACGAACCCTCGGCGTTCCTCGACGTGAACCGTCGAGTGGTACTCGCTGACCGGATTCACCAGTTTAGCAAACGAACGAACCGACCCGTGCTCGTCGTGGATCACGACCTCTTCGTCATCGACCGAGTTGCCGATCGGTTGATCGTCTTCGAGGGCGAACCGAGTCAGAGTGGCTATGCAAATTCTCCGCAATCGATGCGGGATGGCATGAATGCGTTTCTATCTACCCTCGGAATCACGTTTCGACGGGACGAATGA